GAGGCACAGAAACATTTTGAGCAGGAAAGTGACACGATTTTACAAATGTTTAACAAGATCACTGTGGCTGCCATGTTGAAAATAGACCAGGGAGGCAAAGTTGAGTAATTAGTAAGGAGACCAGTTAGAAGGTCACTGCAGTAATCTAAGAAAGATGACGCTAGCCTGGACCAGTGTCATGATGATGGATGTGATGGGAAGGCGTTGAATTCTAGATATATTTTGATGACATCAGCAAGATTTGCTGATAGGTAGCATGTGGAATGTGAGAGAGTGGCCAAGAGTAACTCCAAAGTTTTTGGCAAGTGGGCAGGTGAATATATGGATCTGGAGCTCAAGGGAGCAATCCAGCCTAGAGATACAAATTTGGAAGTTGTCACAGTGCAGATGGTACTTAAAATCATGAGACCAGATGAGATCACCAAGGAAATGCAAACagatagaaaagagaagaagccCAAAGCCTAAGCCCTGGGGACCTCCAATGTTAAAAGGTTGAAAGAGGAAGCAGAACCAGCAAAGGACGCTGAGAAAGAAATAGTGAAGTATAAAGAGAAACAAGATTAATAAGTCTGCATCATGTGCCAGACACCATGCTCCAGAAAAAGGATGCGGAGACATACACGGCTCCATCCTCACCATCCTCATGCTCTAATGCAGGAGTCAGGTACTACACCTTGAAATACCGTTGTGGATTGGTTCAGGGCTGGGTGCAAAATGTCAGTAACAGTGCGACCACGCCTGGTTACTTCTATGAATGATTCTACACACATACAGTCAACCATACTTGGCTCTTCTGAGTgactgtttttcttatttcttttctctctaacaGGCGATTGGTTACCAAAGCTAGGAGAATCTACCTTTGTAGTATCTCTTGTATGTGGCACCTCCTGTCCACTTGTTCGGCCACCAGTCTAGATGGAGCCCTCCTTGAAGATCACCTGTAGTGTTGCAGAAGCTCCTAAACATCCTTGTTCCCTCCCTTTAGCCCTCTAATCCTACTTTTTTATTAGCTCTCCTGAGCAAAAGTCTCACCCCCTCTAGGATGCAGCCCAGGTGCCTAAGCCCATTACTGAAGGTGCTTTACAAACTGGTACCATCCTGCCCACCCAGCAGTGTCTTCACTCTTCCCAGGGTTGTTTTCTGGACACTCCACATTTATGCTTGGTATCACACTGCAGCCTACAATGCAGTATCCCACCTGGAATGCCTGTCTCTATTCCAAAGTGTTCACATCCCCTTCCCTTCACAAAGCTTTCCCCTTGTAGTAGCCTGCACGGTTATCCATGTCTCTGAGTTGCTGTATCACTTGGAGTCTCTGACACTCATTTTTGTATGTAGGTATATGATGGCATGGGAAGTCACTAAAATACATTCATATTCACTGATTCATTCAGTTTCATTTAAGTGTGGCTTGCCTCCTCCTCCTAAGGACAAGCAACTTCTATTGCAAGGCATGGTACTATTCTAATAATGGAGTCTAAGTGAATAGTAGATGttagagttttttttaaaggtgagtGAATAAAGTATAAAACTGTGATGAAATACTTCGTTGTATATAAGTTCTGCCACGCTCCAGGAATATAGTtgtgaaaataattcaaataaaatatttagtctttcaataaatattgagttTTATGTGCCAGCAATGTGCAAGACACTAATGATTCAAAAATAAGTCATACTTTAAGCCTCAAGAAATCTGTAATCTAATGGGGAAGACACATAAACCATTTTAATATAATCTGACACCTCTAGCTGTAGATATATCTATGGAAGAGGAGGCGAAACGTGGTAACTCTCAGAGCATGAGTAGTTAGATACAGTGGAACTTGAGATGGAGGAAGAACAGCGTAGGCAGAGGGCACAGCGGTGAGGTGAAAAACAGCACGGTGTTTGGGGATGGGGAAGCCAGATGATGGAGAGCCATGTATGTCCTATTGAGGAACTTGAATTTTACCCTGTGGGTGTTGCCAACAATGTCCATATAGAAAAGCCTTGGGAGGATTTTATGTATAGAAAGAGCAGATCAGGTTTGCATGTTTGAACACTTGGGCAGCCTAAAAGTTGGATTTGAGAGGGACCAGAGTTGAATGCAGAGAGACAAGCTATGTGCCCTTACAGAAACCAGTTAAGAGATGCTGAGGGCTTGGATTAAGTGAAGGCAGTAAagttgaatggggaaaagttttttggtttttttttttttgagatggagtctcactctgtcacccaagctcgagtgcagtggcgcaatcccggctcactgtaacctccatttcccaggatcaagtgatgctcctgcctcagacttctgagtagctgggactacaggcatgtgacatcacaccaagctaatttattttgtatttttagcagagatggggtctaaccatgttaggatggtctcgatctcctgacctcatgatcccaaagtgctgggattacaggcatgagccaccgcccccagccgaAAGGAGATAAATTTAAGCATCACTTACGGGGAAAAATTCAGAGGATGCAGTGATACAGTCACTATGGCAGAGGGTGTGGGAAGAGGCAAAGATGGCCCTTGCTTCTGACCTGGAGGATTTGGTGAGCAGTGGGCAGCACTTCCCCTGCAGCAGAGACAGGGGAAGAGGGCTTGGTTTATGTTGGAAGTGATGAGTTCAGTCTGAGCCATATGGAGTTTGAAATGCCTCCAGCATTCCATTCAAAGTAGTCCCCTTAAATGGTCATTGAGTGACTCAAATACTGCTCCTGTTCTTGGAACTTTTCAGAGACTTCTCAAAAACCCATTACCAAAGACATTTTATCAGCTACATAAACCAGTCATGCATTTTATAGACATAACTCTctttgggaaaaacaaaaaagagaaaggaagggagggggagagggaagaagggaaggacaCTGCCTTGGGGTGTATATTAGTATCTTTTTCTTAAGGggaaattttgatatttttcaagtAGAAAGCAACTCCCTATTCACTAGACTTAAATCATCATGAATTTTGGCTGTTTTCAAAATCAAATCATCTTAATGATATAATCCTAGTTCCCTAGGGCTAAGGAAGAAAGCATGCCTCTGACCTGAGGAATTCCCAAAACTACAGTTGCAGAAGTAACAGCAGTGTAGATGGAGCTAAAGTGTAACCTCCAGGGTCACTATTCCCGATGACTGCATGTGGCCAGATTTGTTTGTTCTGATGTGATGATTAAGAAGCCTATTGTACTTCTGTTCTAGAAACACCTCCAAGAAAAggacttttccttctctcctaagATAGCCACAAGAGTATGCCTTCATTGTATTAtctctgtttaaaacaaaaaaaaacacctgggACCAAACTAAGATTTATGATTTGTCTTACAAGGTTGACTTGCAGACCCTTGCCCCAAGTCTCTGCTCATACAGCTCTGGGCAGGAAGATGTGAGGCACAAATATGGGAACTATAAAGACACTATAGACAAAGTCACTGAACCCACCAGCAAGATAGCCACCCCTGAAAAGGACAGTGTTGTAACAGAATAGAAAGTACATCCACTCAAAAGCAAATTTCCCAGGCAATACGCCACAGTAAGCCCAGTGTATAGGGTGGGAGAGCACAATCTGCCACTGCTGGGAATACCCGCACTCCAATCCTAAAGAAGGACTCAAAGGCCAGTAGGGACTGGTCACAACCGAAATGAAAAACAAGATTTAGGCAGCACAGAAAATAGATGTGACTGAAGAATTGTCTTAGCCCTTTGCATGGGGGCATGAAACCGACTCCAGTATGGTTATTTCACGAACCCAATAAGCAGATTGGGTCTCTGCCCAGCCTCTGACCTACTCAAACAACATGTACTCCCTTTTGTACAGTAAGAAATGGCATAGAATTACCTGGGAGCTACTGCCCCCAGCTGCAAAAGCATATGCAAAATGAGCTCTGACTTTCTGCATCAGGTCAATTCCTTACTTAGTGTCTGCCAACCGTGGTACACTGCATTTATTCCCAGCAGTTACTAAGGGCGTGACAAGAGAAATGGCTCTTGCAGCTGTGGGCTCACTTCCTCCCCAGGCAGCCAAGCCCTCCCTTCACTTCAGGCTGGGGCTGACTGGCATAGGAGGTACTGTAGGGGGCCAGTTGGAGGCAGTGGTTAATGTCTCCATATCCACAAGTGACAGTAAGGGATGTGGAGATGTTAATCAGCACCAGCTTGACAATGTAACTCCCTTTTTGACCACTTGTATAAAACCCTGCAGGATCTTCTGTCACTTCATAGGAGGAAGAACTTTATATCAAACAAGACCACTATCTTTTAGCTGATGAACGAAGCAGTCTCATTTCTAATTATTAAATTCTAGTCCATTATTACCAAGTACCATCCCTGGTCCCCGCAGTGAAAAAATGGAGAATGCATAGCCAGACTCTGCTGACTAGACTTGTGCCTTTACTGGGGTCCAGTCCAGTTCTCCATGACTGGTCCTGGAGCTGCTAAGTCATTAGACAGTCTGAGTCCTCTCCACTGTGGCTTCCTCCAGCACCGTGTAAGGGTACTTTGGGGGGCAGTATGATATAGTGGTCAAAACCATGGACTTTGAAGTCAGACaactcccagcttcacctcttgCATTCTGTAGGACCTTTGTCATTTACCTTAAGCCTCCATcccctcatgtgtaaaatggaaataaaaatttatcttgaggagtattttgaatattaactgaGGTAATGTACTTAGCACATTGGTTTGGATAGAGTAACACTCAGTAAGTATCGTCAATTATTAGCAACAGTCCATGGCAGGGGGAAGAGACATTGGTTCCTTCTTCTGTACAAGGTCAGAGGCAGCCAGGAGGAGTAGGTAGGTACCAGAATGGCAAGTTTGCAAAACTAAGCTATGAGACTTCCAGGCTGGACTGGAAGGCAGTGGGAAGGCAGTGCATTAGAGGGTATGCCACCCTCTAGAACAACTTTCACATTCAGATGGTTTCCAGAAGATGACCATGATTTCTTTTTGttagattttctgttcctgtgttttctAAGTGATAGATTGGCTGATGCCTAGAAGCTAAAAAACCCTTTTTGTTGAGTAGAAATTCTATTACTGTGATTTCCTAAGAAATTAGTATGACCTTTAACTTTGCCTCCTTTTGCCCTTCTTTCCTCCAGATACTGCCTTCCAGGTACATCGAATTTCAACCACCATTTCTTTCCAAAAAACAAACCTTACTCACACTCATATTTCCAAGAAAGTGGCTCTTGCAGTAGAAATCCTCTAAACTGCTGATTACCATCATCTAACTAGTTGATGTCTCTGTGTGGTCTCACAACTGTCTCTTTGAGCTTCCTGTTCTCAATTGGGTCAGCTCTGGTTGTATTTAACTTGTTTTGGCatggctttgttatttttattttgttttgttctcattTAATTTGGAAACAGCACAGCATAGAACTTTTTGACCTGAATTCCCCCTGTGAACTTCCCATTTTGCCCAAGTTGACTATGTTAGTAAGCAGTGAGCACCTCTCCAGCTTCTGAAAAATTCATTCAGCCTCTTTTCTTGTGCATGTCTTCTGCTTTGCCaggtcaagctgggaactgcctGATTTGAGGGAAGGGAGAGTAAAAGCCATCAGTGACTCAGATGGGGTGAGCTACCCTTGGTACGGGAACACCACAGAAACTGTGACCTTGGTTGGCCCCACCAACAAGATCTCCAGGTTCTCCGTCAGCATGAATGACAACTTCTACCCCAGTGTGACATGGGCAGTGCCTGTGAGTGACAGCAATGTGCCGCTGCTCACAAGAATCAAGAGAGACCAAAGTTTCACAACCTGGCTGGTGGCCATGAATACCACCACAAAGGAGAAGATCATTCTGCAGACCATCAAGTGGAGGATGAGGGTGGACATTGAGGTGGACCCTCTTCAGCTCCTGGGGCAGCGGGCCCGGCTGGTGGGCAGGACTCAGCAGGAGCAGCCCCGGATCCTGAGCCGGATGGAACCCATTCCCCCTAACGCACTAGTGAAACCCAATGCCAATGATGCCCAGGTCCTCATGTGGAGGCCCAAGCGGGGTCCACCTCTGGTTGTGATCCCTCCTAAGTAGAAGCAGACTGGCCTGACTGTGTGTGGATCACACGCTTCTGAGACATGCAGTGAGGGGTGCCAGAGGTGGCAGGAGCCAAACTGAGTTTCTGAGCCAAAGCAGACCTCTCGGTTTGCCAGCCTTTGCAGCCACTTTTGAAGAGTAGGGCTGCCCCTTGGGTGGTAGAACCATAATCCTTAGGAAAAATCCCTTCCTCTTAGGAATAAAGAAATCACTGATTTGACAGACTTGCTGTGATTACCAAGCAAGTAGCCATATTTTGGAGCTGACCAGGATGATTCTTTTATCTGAACTATTGACCATTTCTTTCCTGTGAGATGCAGGGGATAGAAACGAAATTAAACAGTGCCTGTGGCAAATGCTGCTTCCCAACCAATTAGAAGTAGGAGTGAAAACATCCACACCAGGTGGTCGTAAGACAAACTGCTGTCTGACTAGAGGGTGCTGGGGAAACGGGTGGTGAAAGAATGGGTGATGGGGAGAGGAAATAATACGTTTTTATTACACAGTAATATGTCTGCATTTATTAGTTGATCATCAGATCGACACACTGACTGGAATGAATGGAACACTTAGAAAACTAGACAAATACTGGTATTTGCTCCCTTCCAGGGAGAAAGCCTCCTTGGAACTGTCCAAGGTGCTGATGTGAACTAACAGATGGAAACACTTCATTAGTTCCATCTACCCACCTCTTTCCAAAAAGATTGCTTATTCTCAGAGTATTTTCATCTCAGTACTTGGCTTTGTAATTCCCGTATTCTGCGATAGTTATGATATTTGGGGCGCTGTCCATGTTTTAGTTAAATCCTGTGCTTTTGTTTACAGCTGCTTATTCTGTTCCCATGATTAGccctaaatttacatttaaaaaattataagccaTGAACCCATGTGAGATTTCAAGAACATTCCAACAAATAAGAACTGGATCGTTATATTTGAGTTTCTGAATGATCTGAACACACACAATGGACACGTGTATGCATAGACACACACGTATGCACACATCAAGGATGCATATATCATAATTAGTAGCATGTTTGTCAGCAGTGCCTATATATCTACCTGTAGCctttgtatatacacatattgtatatttatatttatttatttatttatttattttagctctGTTTCACAGAAGCTCAAATTTAACTGCTTGAGCATTTGTGAGAAAGTACTTCCTAAGGCTTAACTTCAGAGCTCTTTAAAGAAGATCTAAGCCACTCATATTAAGCAAGCCTGTATTGCTAAGATTTAACCAATAAAGATGAGAGGCCAGGTTTCCTTTAGTCAAGCCAATATAAAACTTCTTTTTGAGGGTTTCCAGCCTTGCAATGAGGAGTTTTGCAGTTCTTCTAGCTTGAATCACTCTTCCTCCCCTTTTTTTGTAAAGGTACAAAAAAAGAGCTTGTACCTTTATTCTCAATAATTCAACCATATATATGGTTGTATATATGTTTGCTTGTTCACCACCTGCCTATGCAAgctaattataaaaatttcacaTTGTCACTGTGGATTTAACAAGTAGATACTGCTAGCTTAATTTCAGAGGCAGAAAGTTGAATTTCAAGGCAGTTTTACAATCTTGTGATTGGCACCAAAGGGCTGTCTTCTATGAGAGTTTGTGGATAGTGAATAAAAAGCAGGAgggtttattacttttattaaaaattcaatttagtCCAATTTATTTCAGATTCTAGTCCCAGAGGATGGTACATATTTACATAATAGTGCTAACAGATCTACTCTAAAGTATGTAGTGTTAACCTCACACCCCAACCATCAACTACTGTCCTATAGATTAGTTATTGATGGCAAGTTATTTATAACAGCCATTAATAATACATTAGTGGCTCACAAAGGACCTGGAGACATTCATGTAGAAATAATTCAGCTGTTACTTTTGGAATTCTCTGTCTCTTCCCatgtttccttgttttatttgGGAAAGGCAGCTCCAAAGAGCTCCATGGCTTAAGTACAAAGCAGCTTATTTTCCATGCTGACATCATAGGCAGCAATCTCTCCCCGAGACTGAATTAGACTTCACTCCTATGGGATTCTGAGGAATAGATACTGATCCTAGAATCTAATCCATGTGGCCCCACTTTAAGAAAACCTGCAATATTTTAAACTCCAAAGTTGTAACAACAGATTAACGAGAATTTACTTAAATTACAAAATCCTATACAAGATTTGTGTTTTCAGATTCCCCTAGTGCATTAAAATATGACTTATGCAACTATATTTACAAATAACTTTTTCAGAGGCATATCTGTATTTCTAAAGCAAGGCATAGCATACTTAGCTAGACTTGTTTTCCATGAAAAATCAcccttttcagaattttaaaagaaattacccTCATAGCAGTTTTCTGGGAAATTGTGTaatgacaaaatgaaaaaaaaatgggaaagtatttataaaagttaaaagcaCTATGCATATATACATTGTGATTATTGTTATCGATACCACTGTGAACTCTATAGTTGGGTCTCTCAGCTCTGAAGTCAGCCTGGCAGAACGCTCTGTTGCCCTGTAGCCAATTATTTTCAAGTTACTGTTGTTTTACAAGGAAATGACCCCTTTTCTTCCTGTGATTTGTGGATCATTATCTTTCAGCTTAGTCAGGATATTGCTAAATCAAAGTCTATCGTACAAGAGAAAATTAACCTCAAAATCTCTGTTGAGGTCACCTCTGCCCTCCCATCCAGCTCTCCTTCCCTTGAAAGTGCCTGGGTCTGACACCATCAGTTTACAGGGGCTCATTTAGTGCCTTAAGTTTTAGTTGGGTGCTCTCAGGACttagacatacacacacaacacatggcTTCTTGGTGGCACAAGAGTTTTGAATTCCATAGGAAAAAGCATTTCATCATATCTTAGATTATTTTAATCAAGTCCTTTGAGATCTTTTAGTCCATGATCTCACAGGAAATTGAGGCCTCGTTAAATTAGGTCATCTATTCAGAATCACACATCTAGCCAGCCAAAGGGCCAAGGCCCCACATGTCCCAAATCTCATTCACAACACAGTCACACTTAGCTAGGACCCACAGCCTCTTGTCTCCAGCCAGAACATTATCTTCATCCCTAATCCATTCACCCACAAACCAATGAGTCTAAAAACTAGAGACAATTGGATCCATCCTttaaagaacaagagaaaatctCTGTTACTATTAtgtaaaagaaaatctgaatgttCCAGATTCCCTTTTATCTGTGACAGCTGTTTTAAGGATAAACCCTTAATCTGGGCTCTTTGTTGCATGCATGTTACATTCCTGGGTCATTGCTGTAGCTCACAGCACATGAGAAGGTTGGAGGCTAGTCCCCTACCCACCTCCCAATCCATGGACCTTTTTACAACTCCCTCTCTCCTGGTGCTGGAATAGTATCTCATAGGTCAAAATTGTGTGCTAAGCAGCAATTCTGATGAGTAAACTAAAAGAACTGTGACTTATAGAGTATTTTTACAGAAGGCTTCCACATGCATTTTCTCATCCCAGACATTCTTATGAGGAGTGTAATACTCCTAAGGagtgttattatccccattctcAGATGACAAATTGAGACCAAAGAGGTTAAGTGACATACCCATgaatacacaaacaaaaaaatatcagaagccaggattcaaatggGGCCTTTTCCAAATTCCATGCCCTTCCACAATCCTGTTCTGCCTCTCCTTTTCATCCCTGCCTAGAaggcacaaaagaaaaaggagaaagctaGTCACTTTCATTTACATAGCCATGTAGTCTCTCCCAATCTATTAAATGGACATATTAAACATAAGAGAACAAACACTGCTTTCTTATGCAAAGAAATCCTTTCAGAGGTTAGCCCAGAAAATAATGTCTGACGCGCTGCAGCGTGGGTGAGCTAGCTATCACTCAGCAGCTCTTAGCAGAGTACTGGTAATCAGTGGAATCGGAAATTCGCTCTCCTGGTCTCAGAATCCCTTAAACACCCCAAGGccaaaaaggagaaggaaagcatGCATCCTGCAGCTGAGGTCTCGGCTGAACAAGGCCCTGCCACCCGCCATCCCTCAACATGGCAAGAGCAGCCTTTGGGGGTGAGCAGTGGAAACAATGGCTTTTTAAGCCCTAGTTGGCACATTGAACATGCTTGTTAGAACTGAGGGCACAATTAGACATTGCAAGAGCCAACTCCCAACTGAGTTGCAAAGAAAGATGTAAACACACACAGAcccaccacactcacacacacttcaaactgaaaagaaaattaatcaaaAACCCAATGAATGCCTGAACTCTATAATTAAGCCTAAATGATCCTTAGATAGAAAGGGAGCTGAGTGAGCAAGCTCTGTGCACACAGATATTTTTACCCCAGAGTCTTGTTGCCATTAATTTCTTTTGAGATCTTGAGTACATCTGGTTCCAGTTTCCCTGGAAGGACATCTGCCTATGGAAGGCCATCAGGAGGGTTGCCAGTTCAGTGGCCAGAGGACAGTCAAGGTTATTTGGCCATTCCAAACACTTAGACAGGAAGGCATCTGGGGAGATGGAGTGTCATCCCCCACCCAGGTCAGCAGTGCACCCACCCATGACAGAGTCCATCACCAACCTAAGGCTTCCTAAAATTCCTTTTATGTGTAAGTGCTTTACAGTTTATACATAAAAACCGTATAAAcactttcatttcctttgtgtAGCATCTCTGTTCAGGATTGAAAACCTTAGTATCAGCCTGATCtgtcattgttattattaatagCAACAAGTCCCATCTGATTAGTGTGTTACAGTTTACATATTACAGATGcaaatattttgccattttatCCTCAACAATCCTGTAAGATTGGCATTATATCCCCACTTTATAATAAGGAATCTCAAGCAGAATGctcaagtgacttgtccaagtcACTTAGTGGTACACTGAGAACTTGAGCCCTCTGCACACAGTACTTTGCCCCAGACCTTTACTCCACTCTCACAGAACGTTCTCGCCCTGGGTAAATGCAAGCACCCGCCTCTGCTTGTCCAGCCACTACTATTCCTCAGGCAGGGCTGACTAGCAAAGGGAATCTTGACACGCGTGCCCTGACCGGTCTCTGGATGCACTTTAACCAGAAAGAATACGCTCTACTGAGGAGTCTGGGTTCAGGTGGTCCAGGCTGTGGCTTCCAGTGATTTCTCTCCCATCGCACATTAGAAGGGAGGACCTCTTGGGTGCTCTGAGGTAGCTTCTTTCTAGAGCTGCTCAGAGCCCAGGACATCAGCATGACTTGAGATCTTGGAGATCCTGCTGGTAGCTGGACTTGAACAAAtcatttaacttttctgagccttagtttccttctCTGTTAACTGAGATATTAGTACAGCCCAGCCAGCTTCACGATCGGAGAGAGAAAGTAGATGATGTCTGAAAATACTCCAAATTGTCTAATGTGCTGCCTCATATAAGATGTTGTGACTTGAGTAGAATCACAGGGCCTGAAGCTGATGGCAGGCCCTCTGGCTTCATCTA
The DNA window shown above is from Callithrix jacchus isolate 240 chromosome 18, calJac240_pri, whole genome shotgun sequence and carries:
- the FAM78B gene encoding protein FAM78B, translating into MGCIQSITCKARIRRENIVVYDVCATIDQCPTRIEETSPIVLRYKTPYFKASARVVMPPIPRHETWVVGWIQACNQMEFFNTYSDLGMSSWELPDLREGRVKAISDSDGVSYPWYGNTTETVTLVGPTNKISRFSVSMNDNFYPSVTWAVPVSDSNVPLLTRIKRDQSFTTWLVAMNTTTKEKIILQTIKWRMRVDIEVDPLQLLGQRARLVGRTQQEQPRILSRMEPIPPNALVKPNANDAQVLMWRPKRGPPLVVIPPK